In a single window of the Vitis vinifera cultivar Pinot Noir 40024 chromosome 6, ASM3070453v1 genome:
- the LOC100244980 gene encoding glutathione S-transferase U8 has product MAEEVKLFGAWGSPYSRRIELALKLKGLQFEYIEENLYNKSPALLKYNPVHKKVPVLVHNGKPVAESLVILEYIDETWKHNPFLPTDPYEKAKARFWARFIDEKFWPAAKKAMASRGREREEAIEEAQQHLKTLESELKEKKIFGRESLGFVDIAAHLLFWLVVAQEAFGVEILTEEKFPAVHELYQRLADEAVFKECMPPKEQLIAYLKVRLGAWTASK; this is encoded by the exons ATGGCTGAAGAAGTGAAGCTGTTTGGTGCATGGGGAAGCCCCTATAGCCGCAGAATTGAATTGGCCCTGAAGCTGAAAGGACTTCAATTTGAATACATAGAAGAGAACTTGTACAATAAGAGTCCTGCGCTTCTCAAGTATAATCCAGTTCACAAGAAAGTCCCTGTGCTCGTACACAATGGAAAGCCGGTTGCAGAGTCACTTGTCATCCTGGAGTACATTGATGAGACCTGGAAACACAACCCCTTCTTGCCTACAGACCCTTACGAAAAGGCCAAGGCACGGTTCTGGGCTAGGTTCATAGATGAGAAG TTCTGGCCGGCAGCAAAAAAGGCTATGGCGAGTAGGGGAAGGGAGCGAGAGGAAGCGATTGAAGAAGCTCAGCAGCATCTGAAAACCCTTGAGAGTGAgctgaaagagaagaaaatctTTGGAAGGGAGAGTTTGGGATTTGTAGACATAGCTGCGCATCTTTTGTTTTGGCTTGTTGTTGCCCAAGAAGCCTTTGGAGTGGAGATCCTAACTGAGGAGAAGTTTCCCGCCGTGCATGAATTGTATCAAAGGCTCGCAGATGAGGCTGTTTTCAAGGAATGTATGCCACCAAAGGAGCAACTCATTGCCTATCTTAAAGTTCGGTTGGGAGCCTGGACTGCTTCCAAATGA